The Styela clava chromosome 2, kaStyClav1.hap1.2, whole genome shotgun sequence genome contains a region encoding:
- the LOC120336170 gene encoding patched domain-containing protein 3-like, with amino-acid sequence MEPTFQNKIWRNAAYFAFIGMNIGALIVVGTMPFTFHAMGENSDMNTLALHCISMKSIQYWLIGIGGFAFIAEVLAVLASMGRSKTFRMIVMAIISLVIILALTLVIWGSVESDKRKEYFQSTWNDMDGDTKHFIETYFYCCGFENETEYTSTLFPVNESCYAIPSENITWSVGCYQRVTSSYLGSVSVINGAGTTQSIGDEKVNPFLVAFIFSILVIILALGTNFGVFVVGMTRSTMSQNSDSFVLENRMVTNYDRQASNAPESINESERNNNEEIEVNDFQNGNSVTNGTLHKNGDLNGKINTQKTEKASVSSDGSTMIESKPWYKVVPDAISKTFGNTFYWIGFRVASHPKMTILFSLIMIATMSVGMLQRYESPAGSASAFLADDNPRLQEFNLYAQTFVIRERDQRIIIEDESNVISAENYLTTLNLDKSVKNLTSSTGQMFSDICQNIDGDCRERSVFEFWSFNNTVLDGLSNAELLTKINENPLTSPVFGDNVDITHILGGIGRDSSGNIVSAKAHLLDYVTIVNGGDWEELFIDLATQSYTGLNVYPSAFTSRRLESGSTYTKELPLLFAGFALIFVYIIAMSGKFSLLEHKAYVALMGVTASGLSMAGGIGISSAFGLKWTQLHLIVPFLVIGIGVDDMFVIIHSWDTIEDDKDNKEKSIPEKAGLTLRTAGVSITITSVTDLVAFAVGASSELGGFASFSVFVAICIILLFFLECTFFLACVCLDQRRKDKRYDACLACCYKHKDTYKPGKCSEREFFQTFFEDGLGRIVTKLPFQVFGILATLALTGVMAWGFYNLKVRYDPDWYLPVDSYLITYNNKYDEYFNVGAEGAAYVINADFYAEREKLHTLYERIRVNSNINTAYLQSWFEAFVSWAGTTKGISDIYASNAFSDATAFYTAVNEFLYSSGRKYIYDVVFKDGVIIGSRIHYTHVLVSDDAENIEIVESLQADCEAVGFSSGQCFPYGGFYLLYEITRIIKVEVYRNLGITLACVFIMVLPMLASLQMGFWVSLCVVFTTVDVAGSMYFAGLAIEASTIITLLLSIGLAVDYAAHVGHKFLTLKGSRKMRARVALGRIGLAVFNGGFSTFLALVMLAGSDTYSYKVFFTVFACVIGYGLWNGLVFLPCVLALMGPPPNSIATEARLTSRHYAQKSKVNDKARSANTIEQGDTQIGEAKQ; translated from the exons CAAAACATTCCGGATGATA GTGATGGCTATCATTTCGCTAGTTATTATCCTCGCCCTAACTCTGGTTATCTGGGGATCAGTTGAAAGCGATaaaagaaaagaatattttcaatCGACTTGGAACGATATGGATGGTGATACTAAGCATTTCATTGAAACTTAT TTCTACTGTTGTGGGTTCGAGAACGAAACTGAATACACATCAACGTTATTTCCAGTGAATGAATCGTGTTACGCAATTCCATCAGAAAACATAACATGGTCAGTTGGGTGCTACCAAAGAGTCACTTCTTCATATTTGGGTTCAGTTTCTGTGATAAATGGAGCAGGAACGACTCAATCTATCGGAGATGAGAAAGTGAATCCGTTTCTTGTTGCATTCATTTTTTCTATTCTAGTCATAATACTCGCGCTAGGAACAAATTTCGGTGTGTTTGTCGTGGGCATGACCAGGTCGACAATGTCACAGAACTCCGACAGTTTCGTCCTCGAGAATAGAATGGTTACAAACTATGACAGGCAGGCCTCAAATGCACCTGAAAGCATCAATGAATCAGAGAGAAataacaatgaagaaattgaagtCAATGACTTTCAAAATGGAAACTCGGTTACAAACGGAACGTTGCACAAAAACGGAGACTTGAATGGAAAAATAAATACCCAAAAGACCGAAAAAGCCTCGGTCTCTAGCGACGGCAGCACAATGATTGAGTCAAAACCATGGTACAAAGTTGTTCCAGATGCCATATCTAAAACATTCGGTAATACATTTTATTGGATCGGATTCAGAGTAGCAAGTCATCCAAAAATGACGATTTTGTTCTCCCTTATTATGATAG CTACAATGTCTGTGGGTATGCTCCAACGATATGAATCTCCAGCGGGATCCGCAAGCGCCTTTCTTGCAGATGACAACCCACGATTGCAAGAATTTAATTTATATGCACAAACTTTTGTAATACGGGAAAGAGATCAAAGAATAATTATAGAGGATGAATCAAATGTTATCTCTGCAGAAAACTATCTCACAACACTGAATCTGGATAAGAG TGTCAAGAATTTGACTAGTTCCACCGGACAAATGTTTTCCGACATTTGCCAAAATATAGACGGTGACTGTAGAGAAAGAtcagtttttgaattttggaGTTTTAATAACACGGTTTTGGATGGATTATCAAATGCTGAATTGTTGacaaaaattaatgaaaatccGCTCACAAGCCCCGTCTTTGGAGACAACGTTGATATTACACACATACTCG GTGGAATAGGACGGGACAGTTCTGGCAATATCGTTTCGGCAAAAGCTCATCTTCTAGACTACGTCACAAT TGTCAACGGTGGTGACTGGGAAGAACTTTTCATCGATCTTGCAACGCAGAGCTACACCGGTCTCAACGTCTATCCATCTGCTTTCACAAGTAGGCGATTGGAATCTGGCAGCACATATACAAAAGAACTTCCGTTATTATTTGCTGGATTTGCATTGATTTTCGTTTATATAATTGCTATGAGTGGAAAGTTTTCTCTTTTAGAACACAA GGCTTATGTAGCATTAATGGGAGTCACTGCTTCTGGCCTCTCAATGGCTGGTGGAATTGGAATTTCCTCAGCATTCGGACTAAAATGGACACAGCTTCATCTAATCGTTCCATTTTTGGTGATTGGGATTGGTGTTGATGACATGTTCGTTATCATTCATTCTTGGGATACTATCGAAGATGACAAAGACAATAAGGAGAAAAGCATTCCGGAAAAAGCAGGACTGACTCTCAGA ACTGCAGGAGTATCCATCACAATAACATCAGTAACGGATTTGGTGGCTTTTGCAGTTGGTGCATCCAGTGAACTTGGGGGTTTTGCATCATTCAGTGTGTTTGTTGCAATTTGCATCATTTTGTTGTTCTTTTTGgag TGTACATTTTTCTTGGCTTGTGTATGCCTCGATCAGCGACGTAAAGATAAAAGATACGATGCGTGCCTGGCATGTTGTTACAAACACAAGGATACGTATAAACCTGGCAAATGCTCGGAGCGAGAG TTCTTTCAGACTTTTTTCGAAGATGGACTCGGTCGTATCGTTACCAAACTACCCTTCCAAGTATTTGGAATCTTAGCTACGTTGGCACTGACAGGAGTTATGGCATGgggattttataatttaaaagtCAGATACGACCCGGATTGGTATTTACCGGTGGATAG CTACCTTATCACATACAACAACAAATATGATGAATATTTCAATGTTGGAGCAGAAGGGGCAGCTTACGTAATAAATGCAGATTTTTATGCAGAAAGAGAAAAACTTCACACTTTATATGAACGAATAAGAGTCAATTCCAACATTAATACGGCATATCTTCAGAG TTGGTTTGAAGCCTTTGTGTCATGGGCTGGAACAACGAAAGGAATTTCTGATATATATGCAAGTAACGCGTTTTCAGATGCAACAGCGTTTTACACAGCAGTTAACGAGTTTTTGTACTCAAGCGgacgaaaatatatttat GATGTGGTGTTCAAAGATGGCGTTATTATTGGATCACGAATTCATTATACTCATGTATTAGTATCGGATGATGCAGAGAATATAGAAATAGTAGAATCATTGCAAGCAGATTGTGAAGCCGTTGGATTCAGTTCAGGACAATGCTTTCCTTACGGAGG GTTCTATCTGTTGTATGAAATCACCAGAATTATCAAAGTTGAAGTTTATAGAAATTTGGGGATTACGTTGGCTTGTGTTTTTATTATGGTCTTGCCAATGCTAGCCAGTTTACAGATGGGTTTCTGGGTTTCACTCTGCGTTGTCTTCACAACTGTGGATGTCGCAGGAAGCATGTATTTTGCAG GTCTTGCTATTGAAGCCAGTACAATTATCACTTTATTACTGTCTATCGGCCTGGCAGTGGACTATGCAGCTCACGTTGGTCACAAATTCCTGACATTGAAGGGAAGTCGAAAAATGAGAGCAAGAGTAGCTTTAGGACGAATCGGTCTTGCAGTTTTCAACGGAGGTTTCAGTACTTTTCTAGCGCTTGTCATGCTGGCCGGTTCGGATACATATTCTTACAAAGTCTTTTTCACG GTGTTTGCCTGTGTAATCGGATACGGTTTGTGGAATGGTTTGGTATTTCTACCCTGCGTTCTAGCATTGATGGGACCGCCACCTAACTCCATTGCTACTGAAGCTCGTCTGACCTCCAGACATTACGCTCAAAAATCAAAAGTGAATGATAAAGCCAGGTCTGCCAATACAATTGAACAAGGAGATACACAGATAGGAGAAGCTAAGCAATGA
- the LOC120335623 gene encoding patched domain-containing protein 3-like → MNMEPTFQTKQWRIAAASAYIGMIIGALVISSTIPLTLLAMGGINDLNILAVHCNSLKTIQYWFLGWGGLILVAEFMAVVASMKKHKIFRIVVAAMLLITIMFSLTLVIWGSVESDGRKNYFQSTWNDMDDGTKHFIESYFYCCGYESKIEYTTTLFPLDNACYAIPSENTTWPEGCYNRVISSYLTPITLTNSVGVTNTIGTGKVNPFLVAFIFTFMVIILTVGISTATFIAAMLNTSRPIKPPTPNDFVLENATAKTYGEPIQNGKDAISAGDNDVDVETIQMSNTMSKNLSATEKARKESSAEPEAGLDTNETNSNSKDHITTKKIWYNRIPDTISEVIGDTFYWIGFRVGKHPKSTIIYSLILTVAMSVGLLQRYEDTSTNDIAFLVDDNPRLIEYNIFLRTFITEERGQSLIVEDETNVLSSENFITTLNLENSVKNLTSSTGQTFSDICLSISGNCKQRSLFEFWEFDNAMIEGLSNSDILAKINENPLTSPVFGDNVDVTHTIGGLQRDASGSIISAKAHLLHYVTTTIGNNWEDLFIENAKQGRSGLNVYLSAYSSRVLEEGNIFTRELPLLIIGFSLIFIYIILMSGKFSLLEHKTHVALMGVTAAGLSMASGIGLVASFGLKWTSLNVIVPFLAIAIGVDDMFVLLQAWSGVEDDKNLRDKSIPEKAGLTLRTAGASITVTSITDLVVFSIGATSSLGAFASFNIYVAICILLLFFIECTFFLAILCLDQRRKDERYDACLTCCYKHKDTYKAGKCSEREFFQMFFEDGLGRIVTKLPFAIIVILITLGLTGFMVWGFYNLKIEFDADWYLPSTSYLVTFNNKYDEYFDVGASAAAYVIETDFYTEREKLHTLYERIQANSKIDTTYLKSWFENYVLWCATAKGISDVYAENAFSSSTAFYTSVNEFLSSTGSHFVHDVVFKDNVIIGSRFHFRHILVPTDADNIEIVESLQADCNYAGFSTGYCFSRGPFYLFYEIVRIIGLEVYRNLGIALACVFIMVLPMLSSLQMGFWVTLCVVFTTVDVAGTMYLAGLAIEASTVITLLLSIGLAVDYAAHVGHKFLLLKGSRKMRIRTALGRIGLAVFNGGFSTFLALVALSASDTYTYRVFFTICACVVGFGLWNGLVFLPCVLAFVGPQPLITATEARLSTRHHAKKTKVQNTTTQSQHD, encoded by the exons ATGAATATGGAACCCACATTTCAAACAAAGCAATGGCGAATTGCTGCAGCCAGTGCTTATATTGGCATG ATTATTGGTGCCTTAGTAATAAGTTCAACGATACCGCTTACATTGCTTGCGATGGGAGGAATCAATGATTTAAACATTCTTGCTGTTCATTGTAATTCATTGAAG ACCATCCAATACTGGTTTCTCGGATGGGGTGGCTTGATACTGGTGGCCGAATTTATGGCTGTCGTTGCGTCgatgaaaaaacacaaaatatttcgGATCGTT GTGGCGGCGATGCTGCTGATAACGATAATGTTCTCATTAACGTTGGTTATTTGGGGATCTGTTGAAAGTGACgggagaaaaaattatttccaatCAACTTGGAATGATATGGATGATGGCACAAAGCATTTCATTGAATCTTAC TTCTACTGTTGCGGATACGAAAGCAAAATCGAGTACACAACAACACTATTTCCACTAGACAATGCATGTTATGCAATTCCATCAGAAAACACAACTTGGCCTGAAGGTTGTTATAACCGCGTTATTTCTTCATATTTGACCCCAATTACTCTGACAAATTCAGTGGGTGTAACTAACACCATCGGAACCGGGAAAGTCAATCCATTTCTTGTTGCATTCATCTTTACGTTCATGGTTATTATACTCACTGTTGGAATATCTACCGCAACCTTTATCGCAGCCATGCTCAACACTTCTAGGCCAATAAAGCCACCAACGCCAAATGATTTTGTTCTCGAAAATGCCACTGCAAAAACATACGGGGAACCAATACAGAATGGAAAAGATGCGATTTCGGCTGGTGACAACGACGTAGATGTGGAAACAATTCAAATGTCTAATACTATGAGTAAAAATTTGAGCGCAACTGAAAAAGCACGAAAGGAATCAAGCGCAGAACCTGAAGCGGGACTTGATACAAACGAGACCAATTCTAATTCCAAAGATCATATTACTACGAAAAAGATATGGTATAATAGAATACCGGATACTATATCTGAGGTCATTGGGGACACGTTTTATTGGATCGGATTTCGAGTAGGGAAGCATCCCAAATCTACTATTATATATTCACTGATATTAACAG TCGCGATGTCCGTGGGTTTGCTACAACGTTATGAAGATACCTCCACAAACGATATCGCTTTTTTGGTGGACGACAATCCGCGATTGATAgagtataatatttttctacgAACTTTCATCACCGAGGAAAGAGGCCAGAGCTTGATTGTCGAAGATGAAACAAATGTGCTTTCTTCGGAAAACTTTATTACGACTTTGAATTTGGAAAATAG CGTGAAAAACTTGACAAGCTCAACAGGTCAAACATTTTCCGACATCTGTTTGTCAATATCCGGGAATTGTAAACAACGATCGCTGTTCGAGTTTTGGGAATTCGATAACGCAATGATAGAGGGACTATCAAACAGTGATATTCTGGCTAAAATTAACGAAAACCCACTGACGAGTCCTGTTTTTGGCGACAACGTTGATGTTACACATACAATCG GAGGTTTGCAAAGAGATGCGTCAGGAAGCATAATATCAGCAAAGGCTCATTTACTGCATTATGTCACGAC AACTATCGGAAATAACTGGGAAGATTTATTCATCGAAAACGCCAAGCAGGGCCGTAGCGGTCTGAATGTATATCTTTCAGCATATTCAAGCCGGGTTTTAGAGGAAGGCAATATATTTACAAGAGAACTTCCATTACTTATCATTGGATTCAGTTTGATTTTCATTTACATCATCTTAATGAGCGGAAAATTTTCTCTTTTGGAGCATAA AACGCACGTCGCTTTAATGGGAGTTACTGCTGCTGGCCTTTCAATGGCGAGTGGAATTGGACTTGTAGCATCGTTCGGTCTGAAATGGACTTCGTTGAATGTGATTGTTCCATTCTTAGCAATAGCTATTGGTGTTGATGACATGTTCGTGCTGCTTCAGGCGTGGAGTGGCGTGGAGGATGACAAAAATCTTAGGGATAAGAGCATACCTGAGAAGGCCGGACTCACATTGCGA ACAGCCGGAGCTTCTATCACAGTGACTTCAATTACAGATTTGGTAGTTTTTTCGATCGGTGCAACCAGTAGTCTCGGAGCTTTTGCATCCTTCAACATTTACGTAGCAATTTGCATCCTATTGTTGTTCTTTATAGAG TGTACTTTCTTCCTGGCCATTCTATGCCTTGACCAACGCCGCAAAGATGAAAGGTACGATGCATGTCTTACTTGTTGTTATAAACACAAAGATACATATAAAGCAGGAAAATGTTCGGAGCGAGAG ttctttcaaatgttttttgaagaCGGACTTGGGCGCATCGTAACAAAATTACCTTTTGCTATAATTGTCATTCTAATCACTCTTGGACTGACAGGATTCATGGTCTGGGgattttataatttgaaaattgagtTTGATGCAGATTGGTATTTACCCTCAACCAG TTACCTCGTTACTTTCAACAATAAATATGATGAATACTTCGACGTTGGCGCATCAGCAGCTGCTTATGTTATTGAAACTGACTTCTACACTGAGAGAGAAAAACTGCACACTCTATATGAAAGAATACAGGCCAACTCTAAGATTGATACTACGTATCTTAAAAG TTGGTTTGAAAATTATGTGCTGTGGTGCGCAACTGCAAAAGGAATATCCGATGTTTACGCAGAAAATGCATTCTCTAGTTCAACTGCATTTTACACTTCTGTTAATGAGTTTTTATCTTCAACTGGGAGTCACTTTGTTCAT GATGTTGTGTTCAAGGATAATGTTATCATCGGATCACGGTTTCATTTTCGTCATATATTGGTTCCCACTGACGCAGATAATATAGAAATTGTTGAGTCTTTGCAAGCAGACTGCAATTACGCTGGATTCAGTACGGGATACTGTTTTTCTCGCGGACC ATTCTACTTGTTTTACGAGATAGTAAGGATTATCGGACTGGAAGTTTACAGGAATTTAGGAATCGCATTAGCTTGCGTATTTATTATGGTGCTCCCAATGCTTTCAAGTCTACAGATGGGATTTTGGGTGACACTATGTGTCGTATTTACAACCGTCGACGTTGCCGGGACTATGTATTTAGCAG GTCTTGCCATCGAAGCCAGCACCGTGATAACGTTGCTCCTATCCATTGGATTGGCAGTCGATTATGCGGCGCACGTGGGCCACAAGTTCTTGTTATTGAAAGGATCTCGAAAAATGAGAATAAGAACAGCTTTAGGTCGAATCGGTCTCGCTGTTTTCAATGGAGGATTCAGCACGTTTCTTGCACTTGTTGCACTGTCCGCGTCGGATACTTACACTTACagggtgttttttacg